One Pyrus communis chromosome 4, drPyrComm1.1, whole genome shotgun sequence genomic region harbors:
- the LOC137730896 gene encoding triose phosphate/phosphate translocator, chloroplastic-like, whose amino-acid sequence MASLINPVHSPTRTSQFSSLYLSSKKISPSFALLKVRSLSFRASGLAFSPLPEAVKPLPAVGFSGKGLKFSGWSQQLRRRGSVELLPVAKAAAADADGAEIEIADGYGKPTKSFSEKFPFLITGFFFFMWYLLNVIFNILNKKVYNYFPYPYFVSVIHLLVGVVYCLVSWSVGLPKRAPIDKEQLALLTPVAFCHALGHVMSNVSFAAVAVSFTHTIKALEPFFNASASQFVLGHHIPLSLWLSLAPVVIGVSMASLTELSFNWLGFGSAMISNIAFTYRSIYSKKAMTGMDSTNVYAYISIIALLVCIPPAILIEGPQLLQYGFKDAIAKVGLYKFVSDLFWIGMFYHLYNQLATNTLERVAPLTHAVGNVLKRVFVIGFSIVVFGNKISTQTGIGTAIAIAGVAIYSLIKANLEEQKRKAAAVSAS is encoded by the exons ATGGCTTCATTGATCAACCCAGTTCATTCTCCAACCCGAACTTCTCAGTTTTCTTCGCTGTATTTATCGTCCAAAAAGATTTCGCCTTCTTTTGCCCTGCTCAAAGTTCGCTCGCTTTCTTTCAGAGCTTCAGGCTTGGCCTTTTCTCCGTTGCCGGAGGCTGTAAAGCCCTTACCGGCAGTTGGGTTTTCCGGCAAGGGGTTGAAGTTTTCAGGGTGGAGTCAGCAGCTGAGACGGCGGGGCTCTGTTGAGTTGCTGCCGGTTGCTAAGGCTGCAGCTGCCGATGCTGATGGTGCTGAGATTGAAATTGCTGATGG GTATGGGAAGCCTACAAAGAGCTTTTCTGAGAAATTTCCTTTTCTGATCACcggcttctttttcttcatgtg GTACTTGTTAAATGTCATCTTCAACATACTCAACAAGAAGGTCTACAATTATTTCCCATATCCATA ttttgtttctgttatACATCTCCTTGTTGGAGTGGTGTACTGTCTCGTTTCTTGGTCCGTTGGCTTGCCGAAGCGCGCA CCGATTGACAAGGAGCAGTTGGCTCTGCTGACCCCGGTTGCATTCTGTCACGCCCTCGGACATGTCATGTCCAATGTGTCATTTGCAGCCGTGGCTGTGTCTTTCACGCACACTATTAAAG CCCTGGAGCCGTTCTTCAATGCATCTGCTTCTCAGTTTGTTTTGGGGCATCACATTCCCTTGTCCCTGTGGCTGTCATTGGCCCCTGTCGTGATCG GTGTGTCCATGGCATCATTGACTGAACTTTCTTTCAACTGGCTTGGCTTCGGCAGTGCGATGATTTCAAACATTGCATTCACCTATAGAAGTATCTATTCAAAAAAAGCAATG ACAGGAATGGACAGTACAAATGTGTATGCGTACATTTCAATCATTGCTCTCTTGGTTTGCATCCCACCAGCAATACTC ATTGAAGGACCCCAACTGCTGCAATATGGATTTAAGGATGCTATAGCCAAAGTAGGTCTCTACAAATTTGTCTCTGATTTATTCTGGATTGGAATGTTCTATCATCTGTACAATCAG CTTGCTACTAACACTTTGGAACGGGTTGCACCACTAACGCACGCAGTCGGAAATGTGTTGAAGCGTGTTTTCGTGATCGGGTTCTCCATTGTTGTGTTTG GCAACAAAATCTCTACACAAACTGGGATTGGAACTGCCATCGCAATTGCTGGTGTTGCCATCTACTCCTTAATCAAAGCAAACTTGGAAGAGCAAAAACGG AAGGCTGCTGCAGTTTCTGCATCATAG
- the LOC137730511 gene encoding uncharacterized protein: MERSGGNGREEEEQDGMSVHSPCKPPPSSASSLLKEESQVELELKLLEAIEIYPPGKLKGVHRHFVLYGLMEFLRRSFDRHFSADEVLQLLERFYNLEMLKPDDEEMDFLNREEEFCLPQNFFVKEEP, from the exons ATGGAAAGGAGTGGTGGCAACGGCAGAGAGGAAGAGGAACAAGACGGCATGTCCGTACACTCTCCTTGCAAACCTCCCCCTTCCTCTGCTTCTTCTCTCCTAAAG GAGGAATCACAGGTTGAATTGGAGCTCAAACTGTTAGAAGCTATTGAAATTTACCCTCCCGGAAAATTAAAAG GCGTACATCGCCATTTCGTGCTTTATGGTTTAATGGAATTTCTTCGAAGAAG CTTTGATCGACACTTCTCTGCTGACGAGGTTCTGCAGTTGCTAGAGAGGTTCTATAACTTGGAAATGCTG AAACCAGACGACGAGGAGATGGATTTCCTGAATCGCGAGGAAGAGTTTTGCCTGCCTCAAAATTTCTTCGTCAAGGAAGAACCATAA